The following proteins are co-located in the Methylomonas sp. 11b genome:
- a CDS encoding phage holin family protein, whose amino-acid sequence MDPNASTRTEESAGQSATHAEPSDDIGILADIQLLWEDLQGLSHDRFRLAALETRRAGQSLTTMLAAAVMLGLLLSAAWLGLMAAGVQWLIEHDLQASSAILLAVAGNLLLALILFGVIRRRSRYLQFPATQHSLKPVSKDYAVKDLV is encoded by the coding sequence ATGGACCCAAATGCGTCCACAAGGACCGAGGAAAGCGCGGGGCAGTCCGCCACGCATGCCGAGCCGTCCGACGACATCGGCATATTGGCGGACATTCAACTGCTGTGGGAAGACTTACAGGGTTTAAGCCATGATCGCTTCCGGCTTGCCGCGTTGGAAACGCGGCGGGCAGGCCAAAGCCTGACTACGATGCTCGCGGCCGCTGTAATGCTTGGTTTGCTGCTGAGTGCCGCCTGGTTAGGTTTAATGGCAGCCGGAGTACAGTGGCTTATTGAGCATGATCTACAGGCCAGTAGCGCCATATTACTGGCAGTAGCAGGTAATTTACTGCTGGCATTAATCCTGTTTGGCGTGATCCGCCGCCGCAGCCGCTATCTACAATTCCCGGCCACACAGCACAGCCTTAAACCCGTGTCTAAAGACTATGCCGTTAAGGACCTCGTCTGA
- a CDS encoding DUF883 family protein — translation METIDKASNFAHEAVDKIASASHQAAESLDQKSEQLKTAEQRIVKNCQVYIRDNPVTTLGIAVASGFLLSRLLSSR, via the coding sequence ATGGAAACCATTGATAAAGCCTCCAACTTCGCCCACGAAGCGGTCGATAAAATCGCCAGTGCCTCTCACCAAGCCGCTGAATCGCTTGACCAAAAAAGCGAACAGCTAAAAACCGCCGAGCAGCGCATCGTGAAAAACTGCCAGGTCTATATCCGCGACAATCCGGTAACGACATTGGGGATTGCGGTAGCCAGCGGCTTTCTGCTGAGCCGCCTGTTGAGCAGCCGCTAA
- a CDS encoding BON domain-containing protein — MKNLSRLFVAFIVALTLLAASGCASTHKHEGTGEYVDDSVITTKVKAMLFDEPNLRSGQINVETFKGVVQLSGFVGSQADINKAVEIARGVKGVESVKNDMRLK, encoded by the coding sequence ATGAAAAACCTCAGCCGATTGTTTGTCGCATTTATTGTGGCCCTCACTTTACTCGCTGCCTCCGGTTGCGCATCGACGCATAAACACGAAGGCACCGGCGAATATGTCGACGACAGCGTCATCACTACTAAGGTGAAAGCAATGTTATTCGACGAACCCAACCTGAGATCCGGCCAGATCAACGTGGAAACTTTTAAAGGTGTCGTGCAATTGAGCGGCTTCGTCGGCAGCCAGGCCGACATCAATAAAGCCGTGGAAATTGCTCGCGGTGTCAAAGGCGTAGAGTCGGTCAAAAACGATATGCGTCTTAAATAA